In Rosa chinensis cultivar Old Blush chromosome 1, RchiOBHm-V2, whole genome shotgun sequence, a genomic segment contains:
- the LOC112193010 gene encoding protein BTR1 isoform X2, translating into MESTESSYVSSPEAPRRRSSPPPPKSPTSDTMEKPTYVRFLVSNAAAGSVIGKGGATITDFQSQSGARIQLSRNHEFFPGTTDRIIMISGTINEILKAVELVLTKLLNELYSEESDDVEPRTKLRLIVPNSSCGGIIGKQGSTIKSFIEDSQAGIKISPQDNNYFGVNDRLVTLTGTLEEQMRAADLILSKLSEDSHYTQSMNAPFSYPAAYNTVSYAPPNGPSNGAAGKFQNNKEDRSNNSVTIGVADSHIGLVVGRGGRTIMEISQGSGARIKISDRGDFMSGTTDRKVTITGSQRAIQAAETMIMQKVNYASERALD; encoded by the exons ATGGAGTCTACGGAGTCCTCATACGTTTCGTCACCGGAGGCACCGCGGAGGCGTTCGTCGCCGCCGCCGCCCAAATCACCTACTTCAG ATACTATGGAGAAGCCCACATATGTCAGGTTTCTTGTATCAAATGCTGCAGCTGGTTCTGTTATTGGAAAGGGCGGTGCAACAATTACTGACTTTCAGTCGCAATCTGGAGCACGAATTCAGCTATCACGCAATCATGAATTTTTTCCAGGAACAACTGATAGGATTATTATGATTTCTGGAACAATAAATGAAATTCTCAAGGCTGTGGAACTTGTTCTTACTAAGTTGCTCAATGAG CTATATTCTGAGGAAAGTGACGACGTTGAACCGAGAACAAAGCTGAGACTAATTGTTCCAAATAGTTCTTGTGGTGGGATAATTGGGAAGCAAGGATCTACAATAAA GTCATTTATTGAAGACTCACAGGCTGGGATTAAAATATCACCTCAGGACAATAATTATTTTGGGGTAAATGACCGGCTAGTTACACTAACAGGAACTTTGGAGGAACAGATGCGGGCAGCTGATTTAATTCTTTCTAAGCTATCTGAGGACTCTCACTACACTCAGTCAATGAATGCCCCATTTTCATATCCAG CAGCCTACAATACAGTGAGCTACGCACCACCGAATGGACCATCGAATGGGGCTGCAGGAAAGTTTCAGAATAACAAG GAGGATCGGAGCAACAACTCGGTCACTATAGGGGTTGCAGATAGTCATATTGGTCTGGTTGTTGGTCGTGGTGGAAGGACTATAATGGAGATTAGTCAG GGTAGTGGGGCCAGGATAAAGATATCTGATAGGGGTGATTTCATGTCTGGAACTACTGATAG GAAAGTGACAATTACAGGGTCACAGAGGGCAATCCAAGCGGCCGAGACGATGATAATGCAGAAAGTAAACTATGCTTCTGAGAGGGCGTTGGATTAG
- the LOC112193010 gene encoding protein BTR1 isoform X3, whose protein sequence is MESTESSYVSSPEAPRRRSSPPPPKSPTSDTMEKPTYVRFLVSNAAAGSVIGKGGATITDFQSQSGARIQLSRNHEFFPGTTDRIIMISGTINEILKAVELVLTKLLNELYSEESDDVEPRTKLRLIVPNSSCGGIIGKQGSTIKSFIEDSQAGIKISPQDNNYFGVNDRLVTLTGTLEEQMRAADLILSKLSEDSHYTQSMNAPFSYPAYNTVSYAPPNGPSNGAAGKFQNNKEDRSNNSVTIGVADSHIGLVVGRGGRTIMEISQGSGARIKISDRGDFMSGTTDRKVTITGSQRAIQAAETMIMQKVNYASERALD, encoded by the exons ATGGAGTCTACGGAGTCCTCATACGTTTCGTCACCGGAGGCACCGCGGAGGCGTTCGTCGCCGCCGCCGCCCAAATCACCTACTTCAG ATACTATGGAGAAGCCCACATATGTCAGGTTTCTTGTATCAAATGCTGCAGCTGGTTCTGTTATTGGAAAGGGCGGTGCAACAATTACTGACTTTCAGTCGCAATCTGGAGCACGAATTCAGCTATCACGCAATCATGAATTTTTTCCAGGAACAACTGATAGGATTATTATGATTTCTGGAACAATAAATGAAATTCTCAAGGCTGTGGAACTTGTTCTTACTAAGTTGCTCAATGAG CTATATTCTGAGGAAAGTGACGACGTTGAACCGAGAACAAAGCTGAGACTAATTGTTCCAAATAGTTCTTGTGGTGGGATAATTGGGAAGCAAGGATCTACAATAAA GTCATTTATTGAAGACTCACAGGCTGGGATTAAAATATCACCTCAGGACAATAATTATTTTGGGGTAAATGACCGGCTAGTTACACTAACAGGAACTTTGGAGGAACAGATGCGGGCAGCTGATTTAATTCTTTCTAAGCTATCTGAGGACTCTCACTACACTCAGTCAATGAATGCCCCATTTTCATATCCAG CCTACAATACAGTGAGCTACGCACCACCGAATGGACCATCGAATGGGGCTGCAGGAAAGTTTCAGAATAACAAG GAGGATCGGAGCAACAACTCGGTCACTATAGGGGTTGCAGATAGTCATATTGGTCTGGTTGTTGGTCGTGGTGGAAGGACTATAATGGAGATTAGTCAG GGTAGTGGGGCCAGGATAAAGATATCTGATAGGGGTGATTTCATGTCTGGAACTACTGATAG GAAAGTGACAATTACAGGGTCACAGAGGGCAATCCAAGCGGCCGAGACGATGATAATGCAGAAAGTAAACTATGCTTCTGAGAGGGCGTTGGATTAG
- the LOC112164143 gene encoding glycine-rich cell wall structural protein 2 has protein sequence MANTKVIGAAFLILLLVELSFAARSLKAIKASGGRGGGSGGGGGGGGGRGGSTSGSGSGYGSGKGSGSGSGYGSNGGGGGGGGEGGGGGGGGGTGLHGGSGSGYGSGYGSGYGSGGGIGEGGGGGGGGGGGGGGGGGTGNGGSGYGSGYGSGSGYGSGGGGGGGGGGGGGGGGGGGGNGSGSGSGYGSGSGYGSGGGDYWDSP, from the coding sequence ATGGCCAACACCAAGGTAATTGGAGCTGCATTCTTGATATTGCTCCTTGTGGAGCTATCCTTTGCGGCTAGATCATTAAAGGCCATTAAAGCTAGTGGCGGCCGTGGTGGTGGTAGCGGTGGcggtggaggtggaggaggaggaagggGTGGGTCAACATCTGGCTCAGGCTCTGGGTATGGTTCGGGAAAAGGTTCAGGGAGTGGTTCGGGGTATGGTAGtaatggaggaggaggtggtggtggaggcGAAGGTGGAGGGGGAGGTGGCGGTGGTGGAACGGGTTTACATGGTGGTTCTGGGTCAGGATATGGGTCAGGATATGGCTCCGGATATGGATCAGGGGGAGGAATTGGAGAAGGTGGAGGgggaggaggtggtggtggcggaggaggtggtggtggtggaggcaCTGGAAATGGTGGGTCTGGTTATGGGTCGGGATATGGAAGTGGAAGTGGATATGGGAGTGGAGGTGGCggcggaggtggaggtggaggcggcggcggcggcggcggaggaggtGGTGGTAATGGTAGTGGTAGCGGGTCTGGTTATGGGTCAGGCTCAGGCTATGGCAGTGGAGGTGGAGATTATTGGGATTCACCATGA
- the LOC112193010 gene encoding protein BTR1 isoform X1: MESTESSYVSSPEAPRRRSSPPPPKSPTSDTMEKPTYVRFLVSNAAAGSVIGKGGATITDFQSQSGARIQLSRNHEFFPGTTDRIIMISGTINEILKAVELVLTKLLNELYSEESDDVEPRTKLRLIVPNSSCGGIIGKQGSTIKSFIEDSQAGIKISPQDNNYFGVNDRLVTLTGTLEEQMRAADLILSKLSEDSHYTQSMNAPFSYPGVFFSGFHGIPYTYVLPSVSTAAYNTVSYAPPNGPSNGAAGKFQNNKEDRSNNSVTIGVADSHIGLVVGRGGRTIMEISQGSGARIKISDRGDFMSGTTDRKVTITGSQRAIQAAETMIMQKVNYASERALD; this comes from the exons ATGGAGTCTACGGAGTCCTCATACGTTTCGTCACCGGAGGCACCGCGGAGGCGTTCGTCGCCGCCGCCGCCCAAATCACCTACTTCAG ATACTATGGAGAAGCCCACATATGTCAGGTTTCTTGTATCAAATGCTGCAGCTGGTTCTGTTATTGGAAAGGGCGGTGCAACAATTACTGACTTTCAGTCGCAATCTGGAGCACGAATTCAGCTATCACGCAATCATGAATTTTTTCCAGGAACAACTGATAGGATTATTATGATTTCTGGAACAATAAATGAAATTCTCAAGGCTGTGGAACTTGTTCTTACTAAGTTGCTCAATGAG CTATATTCTGAGGAAAGTGACGACGTTGAACCGAGAACAAAGCTGAGACTAATTGTTCCAAATAGTTCTTGTGGTGGGATAATTGGGAAGCAAGGATCTACAATAAA GTCATTTATTGAAGACTCACAGGCTGGGATTAAAATATCACCTCAGGACAATAATTATTTTGGGGTAAATGACCGGCTAGTTACACTAACAGGAACTTTGGAGGAACAGATGCGGGCAGCTGATTTAATTCTTTCTAAGCTATCTGAGGACTCTCACTACACTCAGTCAATGAATGCCCCATTTTCATATCCAG GTGTTTTCTTCTCGGGTTTTCATGGTATTCCATATACATATGTGCTTCCTTCTGTGTCAACAGCAGCCTACAATACAGTGAGCTACGCACCACCGAATGGACCATCGAATGGGGCTGCAGGAAAGTTTCAGAATAACAAG GAGGATCGGAGCAACAACTCGGTCACTATAGGGGTTGCAGATAGTCATATTGGTCTGGTTGTTGGTCGTGGTGGAAGGACTATAATGGAGATTAGTCAG GGTAGTGGGGCCAGGATAAAGATATCTGATAGGGGTGATTTCATGTCTGGAACTACTGATAG GAAAGTGACAATTACAGGGTCACAGAGGGCAATCCAAGCGGCCGAGACGATGATAATGCAGAAAGTAAACTATGCTTCTGAGAGGGCGTTGGATTAG